One genomic region from Anabaena sp. PCC 7108 encodes:
- the rnc gene encoding ribonuclease III, with product MDKLLTFQNEKLLRQALTHRSYVNEHPEEGEHNERLEFLGDAILNFLSGEYLYKSHPDKGEDELTRRRSALVDEKQLAKFAIEVGLDFRMRLGQGAIRDGGFQNPNLLSSTFEAVIGAYYLDNKCNIEAVRDIVKLLFSSVPENIVISRSNVDSKNRFQEWVQSSGNTNPPKYVTNQIGGQSHTPVFESDVFEVVNGLEIWRGRGQGRNKKDAEKAAAEDALAKL from the coding sequence CTTCTCCGTCAAGCCCTCACTCACCGTTCTTATGTCAACGAACACCCTGAAGAAGGGGAACACAACGAACGTCTAGAATTCCTCGGTGATGCTATCCTCAATTTCTTAAGCGGTGAATATCTCTATAAAAGTCACCCAGACAAAGGAGAAGATGAATTAACTCGTCGTCGTTCCGCATTAGTAGATGAAAAACAATTAGCAAAATTTGCGATTGAAGTAGGTTTAGACTTCAGAATGCGTCTAGGACAAGGTGCAATTCGAGATGGAGGATTTCAAAATCCAAATTTACTCAGTAGCACATTTGAAGCAGTGATTGGTGCTTACTATCTAGATAATAAGTGCAATATTGAAGCAGTTCGAGATATTGTAAAACTACTTTTTTCGTCTGTACCGGAGAATATTGTTATATCTCGTTCAAATGTAGACTCAAAAAATCGCTTTCAGGAATGGGTACAAAGCAGCGGTAATACAAATCCACCTAAATATGTCACAAATCAAATAGGTGGACAGTCTCATACACCAGTGTTTGAATCTGATGTATTTGAAGTAGTTAATGGATTAGAAATATGGCGTGGAAGAGGACAAGGACGTAATAAAAAAGATGCAGAAAAAGCTGCTGCTGAAGATGCACTAGCTAAATTGTAA
- a CDS encoding GTPase family protein: MIRLKLWQWIILISPIVVIVSFLLISAGMQIHTWGLSWIWALFTLVFVGWRWLLVHWTKPAVNQIEAVFAEVQEELESSNDNNINVSTGRDTAIQVEAELQKVLTAAQNDSPIWEDWQTFWKRCQDLVVAISHIYNPEVKYPLLNIYIPQVYGLIRGTVNDMDQWMQKLSPVLNQVTVGQAYQTYQVYRKLEPSARKFWQAWNWAQWVLNPVAAVAKKASAGVSNRASQELLINLSQLLREAALRNLCKQAIALYAGTKIELPTPTLPQGKTQTLRDIITQAEPPETVEQKPLNILIIGRTGAGKSSLINTIFQNELAAVDVLPSTDKIQNYHWETESGETLNLWDTPGYEQVKRDDLRDLVIDYAKNADLLLLVTPALDPALQMDVDFLEDIKSEIADLPIITIVTQVDRLRPIREWEPPYNWEMGNKPKEISIREATEYRKQLLANFCNLVLPIVTSDIKTGRHAWGVEVLSWGLVEAISPAKQLRLTRFLRNLEIRTVAAAKIIDHYTFQMATTQGITALLKSPVLQFISTLSTGSPTLAYLLAEKIPVEQLPIVIGKLQMAYELFPLFNPDNSQSRNFDLLSLWPLLLENSTTPDTPDRNAEAFGHALIEYWTQNLTIEELRERFDYYLQYTQIRA, from the coding sequence ATGATACGTTTAAAACTCTGGCAATGGATCATCCTCATCTCACCAATTGTGGTAATTGTCTCCTTCCTACTCATCTCCGCAGGAATGCAAATTCACACTTGGGGACTAAGTTGGATTTGGGCATTATTCACTCTTGTATTTGTCGGTTGGCGTTGGTTGCTGGTACACTGGACTAAACCAGCTGTCAATCAAATCGAAGCTGTGTTTGCAGAAGTGCAGGAAGAATTGGAATCTAGCAACGACAATAATATAAATGTGTCAACGGGAAGAGATACCGCTATTCAAGTAGAAGCAGAATTACAAAAAGTTCTTACCGCAGCACAAAATGATTCCCCTATTTGGGAAGACTGGCAAACATTTTGGAAAAGATGTCAAGATTTAGTAGTAGCAATTTCCCATATCTATAATCCCGAAGTAAAATATCCCTTACTCAACATTTACATTCCCCAAGTTTATGGTTTAATTCGTGGAACTGTAAACGATATGGATCAATGGATGCAAAAATTATCACCAGTCCTTAATCAAGTTACCGTTGGACAAGCTTATCAAACATACCAAGTCTACCGTAAGTTAGAGCCATCTGCTCGTAAATTCTGGCAAGCTTGGAATTGGGCGCAATGGGTATTAAATCCTGTTGCAGCAGTAGCAAAAAAAGCGAGTGCAGGTGTTAGTAATCGCGCTTCTCAAGAATTATTGATAAATTTGAGCCAGTTATTACGAGAAGCGGCTTTACGGAATTTGTGCAAACAAGCGATCGCACTCTATGCAGGTACTAAAATTGAATTACCTACCCCCACCCTACCCCAAGGTAAAACCCAAACCCTGCGAGACATTATCACGCAAGCTGAACCTCCAGAAACAGTTGAGCAAAAACCCCTTAATATTCTCATTATCGGACGCACAGGTGCAGGTAAAAGTAGTTTAATTAATACTATTTTTCAAAATGAACTTGCAGCAGTTGATGTGTTACCGAGTACAGATAAAATTCAGAATTATCATTGGGAAACGGAAAGCGGAGAAACTCTCAATCTTTGGGATACTCCCGGTTATGAACAAGTCAAACGTGATGATTTGCGGGATTTAGTCATTGATTATGCCAAAAATGCTGATTTGTTGTTATTAGTTACTCCCGCACTTGATCCAGCGTTGCAGATGGATGTAGACTTTTTAGAAGATATCAAATCAGAAATCGCAGATTTACCCATCATTACTATTGTTACTCAAGTAGATCGTTTGCGTCCTATTCGTGAATGGGAACCTCCTTATAATTGGGAAATGGGAAATAAACCCAAAGAAATTTCTATTCGAGAAGCGACAGAATATCGAAAACAACTTTTAGCAAATTTCTGTAATTTAGTATTACCAATTGTCACTAGTGATATCAAAACTGGTCGTCATGCTTGGGGTGTAGAAGTGTTATCTTGGGGATTAGTAGAAGCTATATCTCCCGCAAAACAATTACGTCTCACCCGCTTTTTACGTAATCTGGAAATCCGCACAGTTGCAGCAGCTAAAATTATCGATCATTATACCTTTCAAATGGCAACCACTCAAGGAATTACCGCACTTCTTAAAAGTCCTGTTTTGCAATTTATTTCTACTCTATCAACAGGTTCTCCCACTCTTGCTTATCTTCTTGCAGAAAAAATTCCTGTCGAACAATTACCTATAGTCATTGGTAAATTACAAATGGCTTATGAACTTTTTCCCCTTTTCAATCCTGATAATTCCCAATCACGCAATTTTGATTTACTATCTCTCTGGCCTTTATTACTAGAAAATTCTACCACACCAGACACACCAGACCGCAACGCCGAAGCATTTGGTCACGCTTTAATAGAATATTGGACTCAGAATTTGACAATTGAAGAACTGCGGGAACGATTTGATTATTATCTTCAATATACTCAAATTAGAGCTTGA
- a CDS encoding deaminase domain-containing protein: MTNTQDNFNYNDENLIKDRLKNSATYIRDNILKKPILEQKFPKSNVAVAEVQIGDVIFCLGTPSNKKTLLPIPIAKSEGGQFEPKPHPRTQQSTNVDAEYKILSAIAKHLEMNYNLEVEGYLYLYTELHPCPSCEDVIEQFKDKFRKIKVKVFWDYPDAPKVKW, from the coding sequence ATGACAAATACGCAAGATAATTTTAACTATAACGATGAAAATCTGATCAAGGATAGGTTAAAGAACTCAGCAACTTACATTCGAGATAATATTCTCAAGAAACCCATTCTTGAGCAAAAATTCCCTAAAAGTAATGTGGCAGTCGCTGAAGTACAAATAGGTGATGTAATTTTTTGTTTAGGAACTCCGTCTAACAAGAAAACGCTACTTCCCATACCTATCGCAAAGTCAGAAGGAGGACAATTTGAGCCAAAACCGCACCCCCGCACCCAACAGTCCACTAATGTTGATGCGGAATACAAAATATTATCCGCAATTGCAAAACATCTAGAAATGAACTACAATCTGGAAGTAGAAGGGTATCTATATCTTTATACAGAGCTACACCCTTGCCCAAGTTGTGAAGATGTTATAGAGCAATTCAAGGATAAGTTTAGGAAGATAAAGGTAAAAGTATTTTGGGACTACCCCGATGCACCAAAAGTAAAATGGTAA
- a CDS encoding aldo/keto reductase: protein MQTNEKISLPAMGCGTWAWGNQLLWGYNESMDDQLQQVFNLCVSKGVTLFDTGDSYGTGRLNGRSELLLGRFAREYDGINKDNICIATKLAAYPWRWTRKSIISACNASAKRLGKNVDLVQMHWSTANYAPWQEVGLLDGLADLYEQGLVKGVGLSNYGTKRLQWVHKRFQERGIPIKTLQVQYSLLSTYPVTELGLKEVCDELGIKLIAYSPLALGLLTGKFSEKGNFPKGIRGLLCKQLLPGMKPLLGCLQEIANTRNKTMSQVALNWCISKGTIPIPGAKSVEQAKENIGALGWFLSDGEVIELDNAADRVEKKMVQNIFQTK, encoded by the coding sequence ATGCAAACTAATGAAAAAATCTCCCTTCCTGCTATGGGTTGCGGGACTTGGGCATGGGGAAACCAACTCCTCTGGGGATACAATGAAAGTATGGACGACCAATTACAACAGGTATTTAACCTGTGTGTGAGTAAGGGTGTCACCCTGTTTGATACTGGTGATTCTTACGGAACGGGAAGATTAAACGGACGTAGTGAGTTACTTTTAGGGCGTTTTGCAAGAGAATACGACGGAATAAATAAAGACAATATTTGCATTGCCACTAAGCTTGCTGCTTATCCTTGGAGATGGACAAGAAAATCAATTATATCAGCTTGTAATGCTTCTGCAAAACGTTTGGGTAAAAATGTCGATTTAGTGCAAATGCATTGGTCTACAGCTAATTATGCACCTTGGCAAGAAGTTGGTTTATTAGATGGTTTAGCAGATTTGTATGAACAAGGTTTGGTGAAAGGTGTAGGATTATCTAATTATGGTACAAAACGACTGCAATGGGTGCATAAAAGGTTTCAGGAACGAGGAATACCAATTAAAACTTTGCAGGTGCAATATTCACTTTTATCTACCTATCCAGTGACTGAATTAGGGTTAAAAGAAGTTTGTGATGAGTTGGGAATTAAATTAATTGCTTATAGTCCCTTAGCGTTGGGTTTATTAACAGGTAAATTTTCCGAAAAAGGTAATTTTCCTAAAGGGATTCGCGGTTTGTTGTGTAAACAATTATTACCAGGAATGAAACCGCTTTTAGGATGTTTGCAAGAAATAGCAAATACTAGAAATAAAACTATGTCTCAAGTTGCTCTTAATTGGTGTATTAGTAAAGGTACAATTCCCATTCCTGGGGCTAAAAGTGTAGAACAAGCAAAAGAGAATATTGGTGCTTTGGGTTGGTTTTTGAGTGATGGTGAAGTGATAGAGTTAGATAATGCTGCTGATAGGGTGGAGAAAAAAATGGTGCAGAATATTTTTCAGACCAAGTGA
- a CDS encoding TauD/TfdA family dioxygenase, whose protein sequence is MSYQNIEIEPVAGRIGAKIQGVDLSANLGDDIINEIRKALVEYKVIFFRGQELDTNGQVAFARRFGEITTAHPTVPSLPGHPEVLDLDYSRTVALANNWHTDVTFVDRPPFGSVLRVLEIPSAGGDTIWANTATAYQDLPEHLRNLANQLWAVHSNAYEYATAFDIFETVKSYRDVFTSTVYETLHPVVRLHPETGERGLFIGGFVRQLRGLSPTKSAYILLLLQSHVTRPENTVRWRWQVGDVAFWDNCATQHYTVADYGDQPCRVQRVTIAGDLPVGIDGKHSEAIKGDSSAYISSLVAA, encoded by the coding sequence ATGAGTTATCAAAACATAGAAATCGAGCCAGTGGCTGGACGTATCGGTGCAAAAATTCAAGGTGTTGACCTAAGTGCGAATCTTGGTGACGACATCATCAATGAAATCCGCAAAGCGCTGGTTGAATATAAAGTCATTTTCTTCCGTGGACAAGAACTTGATACCAACGGACAAGTAGCTTTTGCTCGTCGTTTTGGTGAAATCACTACTGCACATCCTACAGTTCCTTCTCTACCTGGACATCCAGAAGTGTTGGATTTAGATTACAGCCGTACAGTTGCCCTTGCAAATAACTGGCATACGGATGTCACATTTGTAGATCGTCCACCTTTTGGTTCGGTATTGAGGGTGCTAGAAATTCCTTCAGCAGGAGGGGATACAATTTGGGCAAACACTGCGACTGCTTACCAAGATTTACCAGAGCATTTGCGTAATTTAGCTAACCAACTTTGGGCTGTACACAGTAACGCTTATGAATATGCAACAGCATTTGACATATTTGAAACTGTCAAATCTTACCGAGATGTCTTCACGTCAACTGTATATGAAACTTTGCATCCAGTGGTAAGACTTCACCCTGAAACTGGTGAGCGCGGTTTGTTTATCGGTGGTTTTGTGCGACAGCTTCGCGGATTATCTCCAACGAAATCAGCCTATATTCTGCTTTTGTTGCAATCCCATGTAACCCGTCCTGAAAATACTGTGCGTTGGCGTTGGCAAGTTGGAGATGTGGCATTTTGGGATAACTGCGCTACTCAACATTATACTGTTGCTGATTATGGAGATCAACCCTGTCGTGTGCAGCGAGTAACAATTGCAGGTGATCTTCCTGTTGGTATTGACGGTAAACACAGCGAAGCTATTAAAGGTGATTCTTCTGCATATATCTCCAGTTTAGTAGCCGCTTAA